A genomic stretch from Schistosoma haematobium chromosome 2, whole genome shotgun sequence includes:
- a CDS encoding hypothetical protein (EggNog:ENOG410V8NN~COG:S~BUSCO:EOG091G0JMY), with product MLANERLRFKLHSVNYPVYDVFDVSDLANVRNVIVWLEDRLIRALPAEARLRDVQSLEWTSYLNKYLQAVKCPFNESNSWAMLDWLLSKALLLEYNSSRNTQHSSISENPTISTNAFNNIDANSDEFKENVLKMAKLLQIPAHPDIKILFKAVCLVIEQKLEVNILNDAIKNYGTSKVDMLKLDDVCLGFSVKDPHVKAAAIALRLLNIDRLRKLQNQANASIVHVQKLTADPKTDERLGKVGF from the exons ATGCTGGCTAATGAACGATTGCGTTTCAAGCTTCATTCTGTCAACTATCCGGTGTACGATGTTTTCGATGTTTCAG ATTTGGCGAATGTACGCAATGTGATCGTATGGCTGGAGGATAGGCTTATTCGAGCTCTTCCTGCTGAAGCTAGGTTGCGTGACGTACAATCTTTGGAATGGACAAGCTATTTAAATAAG TATCTTCAGGCAGTAAAGTGCCCTTTTAATGAATCTAATTCTTGGGCTATGTTGGATTGGCTTCTTAGTAAAGCACTACTATTGGAATACAACTCAT CTAGAAATACTCAACACAGCAGTATATCTGAGAACCCTACTATTTCCACGAACGCTTTTAATAACATAGATG CTAACAGTGATGAGTTTAAGGAAAATGTTTTAAAGATGGCTAAGTTATTGCAGATTCCTGCCCATCCAgatatcaaaatattatttaag GCTGTCTGTTTAGTTATCGAACAAAAACTTGAAGTAAATATATTGAATGATGCTATAAAGAACTATGGGACATCTAAA GTCGACATGCTAAAGCTTGATGATGTATGCCTTGGATTTAGTGTTAAAGATCCTCATGTAAAGGCTGCAGCTATTGCGTTAAGATTGTTAAATATAGATCGGCTACGAAAACTACAGAACCAAGCAAATGCTAGCATAGTACATGTCCAAAAATTGACAGCAGACCCAAAAACTGACGAAAGACTTGGAAAAGTTggcttttaa
- a CDS encoding hypothetical protein (EggNog:ENOG410V8NN~COG:S) codes for MLANERLRFKLHSVNYPVYDVFDVSDLANVRNVIVWLEDRLIRALPAEARLRDVQSLEWTSYLNKYLQAVKCPFNESNSWAMLDWLLSKALLLEYNSSRNTQHSSISENPTISTNAFNNIDANSDEFKENVLKMAKLLQIPAHPDIKILFKAVCLVIEQKLEVNILNDAIKNYGTSKVRLSANFITITYNTIPWDNICLFI; via the exons ATGCTGGCTAATGAACGATTGCGTTTCAAGCTTCATTCTGTCAACTATCCGGTGTACGATGTTTTCGATGTTTCAG ATTTGGCGAATGTACGCAATGTGATCGTATGGCTGGAGGATAGGCTTATTCGAGCTCTTCCTGCTGAAGCTAGGTTGCGTGACGTACAATCTTTGGAATGGACAAGCTATTTAAATAAG TATCTTCAGGCAGTAAAGTGCCCTTTTAATGAATCTAATTCTTGGGCTATGTTGGATTGGCTTCTTAGTAAAGCACTACTATTGGAATACAACTCAT CTAGAAATACTCAACACAGCAGTATATCTGAGAACCCTACTATTTCCACGAACGCTTTTAATAACATAGATG CTAACAGTGATGAGTTTAAGGAAAATGTTTTAAAGATGGCTAAGTTATTGCAGATTCCTGCCCATCCAgatatcaaaatattatttaag GCTGTCTGTTTAGTTATCGAACAAAAACTTGAAGTAAATATATTGAATGATGCTATAAAGAACTATGGGACATCTAAA GTCCGTCTTTCAGCAAACTTTATTACAATCACTTATAATACAATCCCATGGGAcaatatatgtttatttatttga